The DNA sequence GGGACCATCTCGATGGTTTTGGTGCCCACCTTGACGGTCCGCTCTTGCAGATTCACCTCCAGCCGCTGCTGCACCATGGCGGTGTCAAGGTCCTTCTGGCCTTCGGCCACGAGTTCCCTGAAAGGCTTCGCCTCAAGGGACAGCTTTTCCCTGAGGCGGATAAAGGGGAGCTCAGCCAGGGTTATGGCCGCATCGCGGGTGTTCAAGGTCCGGATCGTTTTTCCCAGCGGGTTCGTGACCTCAAGGACGCGGTTTTTTCTCGGTTTGTAATAGAAGCCCGGGTGGGATTCGAACTCCGGGGTAACCAGGACGTGATAGAGCCTGTCCCAGGGGCGGCCGAAGAGCTGGAGCGCGGAGCCGAGGTAAAAAGACATGGTCTTTCTCCCTCCTGCCAGGGAACAGTGGAGGCGTGAGGCCGGGTCTCCGGCCTTCTTCCTGATGAAGTCGGCGATCAGATCCCCGACGGCCTCGTTATGGGCTGCCTCCCTGATGTCGTCAAGGGGTCGTGACCGGGAGTCGGTCACAACCATGATGTTGACCTTTTCAGGGGAAATAGGCTCGAGCTCGAACTCTCGAAAGAAGTCTCTCCACCTCCCTTTTTGAAACAGCTCGTCTTCAATTCGTTCCTTTCCGTGCTGGGTGGTTATGACGTGCACTTCGTCCGGGAAAACCGCAGGGTCCTGCCCGAACACCAAGGCATAGAGCGTCTCGGTGATGATCTGGGGTGTCGTGCCTGCGACAAAGATGAGAATCTCTTGGTATTTTTCGTTTGCCATACTTCTCAGATTACAGGCCCGTGGCGGGAGATACAATAAATACAACGTTTCTGCAAGGTTGCACGCCAGGTTAGCCTCCGGGGCTGTGGCGGAGACAGCCCGCCGGCACCCGTTCCACTGGAAACCGGGAAAGCCCTCTGGTGTTAAGATCCACTAATCTCATAGCGGCCCAAGCCAAAGGCCGTTCCCTTCCCGACGTGGACGGCCCGGCCCAGCACAAGATAGGGCCAGAACGACTCCACGTCTCCCCTGAAAGAGACCGAGCCCACAAAGCCCCCCATCTTGAGGCGCGTGTCCTGGCGGCCGGAGTACCGCTCCCAGTCATGCCAGCGGAGGTGTCGGTCCTCGGAGACTATGCCCTCTGCCCTTTCGATCAATGACCGGAAATCCACCTCGAGACTTTCTCCGCAGTGGAAGTAAGAGAGGGTCGAGATCCTTCTGAGCAGGTTGCGTATCAGGACGTGAAACTCCAATTCGAGTGTCAGGCGGCCGTTATAGCGGATGCGTGTGGGTGTTCGAAAGGAGATCGTTATCCGGTCGTCCGGTGGAGGAGGCCGCTCTTCAAGCAGGTCTTGCCAGGCGACCGACAGGGGGACCATGTTCAGCTTCTTTGATTCGCCGTCGTAAATGGGAGGGGCATGTTCTCGTCTCTCTGCTGTGGTTTGGGAGGCGGGCGGGTGGGTCAGCGCCCGTACCCGTTTGAGTGTGAACCTGCCTTTCCCCCTGCCCATGCCCATCTCTCCCAAGAGGTTGAAACTGTAAATGAAATAGGGGAGATATTCGATGGCACGCCCGATCAGCGTGAGGCCGAAGACAATCGGCTCTCCCGGTCGGTAGAGGCTCCGCTCTTCCTCCGGTGGCTCCAGGACAAAGGGATGAGGAGCCCTCGGGTACTTGCGCATGATGGCCGTGTCAGAGGGAGGCGGGGTTTCGAATACATAGGAGTAAGCGCATTTTTCCCTGAGCAGGCACGAGTCGCACTCCCGGAGTCTCAGGGCGCAGGAGCT is a window from the Deltaproteobacteria bacterium genome containing:
- the cas6 gene encoding CRISPR system precrRNA processing endoribonuclease RAMP protein Cas6, with translation MEAFRIARLSFELEALDPISLPSYKGSTFRGGFGHAFKKSSCALRLRECDSCLLREKCAYSYVFETPPPSDTAIMRKYPRAPHPFVLEPPEEERSLYRPGEPIVFGLTLIGRAIEYLPYFIYSFNLLGEMGMGRGKGRFTLKRVRALTHPPASQTTAERREHAPPIYDGESKKLNMVPLSVAWQDLLEERPPPPDDRITISFRTPTRIRYNGRLTLELEFHVLIRNLLRRISTLSYFHCGESLEVDFRSLIERAEGIVSEDRHLRWHDWERYSGRQDTRLKMGGFVGSVSFRGDVESFWPYLVLGRAVHVGKGTAFGLGRYEISGS
- a CDS encoding TIGR02584 family CRISPR-associated protein, whose amino-acid sequence is MANEKYQEILIFVAGTTPQIITETLYALVFGQDPAVFPDEVHVITTQHGKERIEDELFQKGRWRDFFREFELEPISPEKVNIMVVTDSRSRPLDDIREAAHNEAVGDLIADFIRKKAGDPASRLHCSLAGGRKTMSFYLGSALQLFGRPWDRLYHVLVTPEFESHPGFYYKPRKNRVLEVTNPLGKTIRTLNTRDAAITLAELPFIRLREKLSLEAKPFRELVAEGQKDLDTAMVQQRLEVNLQERTVKVGTKTIEMVPVLLILYCAFLREKLDRCPYPDRTLCLDCTDCFPALVDFTSREALEAMVDDYKTIYGPLSPRVGDLLDQWDQGFEIEALRQNVSKINRTLREGLDDETMFPIYAITAVGKHGSKRHGVRVEKGKIRIT